In Leptolyngbya sp. NIES-2104, the genomic window GGAGTCCTTTCAAACTATCCGTCGGAGATCTCACCTCGACCATTAAATCCGGTGCAAGTTCTGCAAAACTTTCAGGACTCCGACGCAATCGCTCAGCTTGAACAAACGAGACATCTGGAGCGCGGGTATCAGCATCGGGTAAAACAAATCCCGCACCCGCACCCGTGACTCGTCCAAGTTTACGAGGTCTTACCCAGTTGCGTAACTGTGCGCCAAACTCAGAGGCAACCTCGTCAGATTCGTATCCAGACGGACTCATTAAAACAATTTCTCCATCAATCAGTTCAATTCGGTAATCATTGGCATCTTTGAGTTGAGCCTGCACGATTTCCAGGTCTTTTACCGTGAGAGACATAACAACCTCCTGAGAACTCACATTCTATTTTCGCTTGCGATCGAACCTTTTCCCAATGCCAGTATCATAGGCGAATCAATCTATGATCGTTCTACCCCATGACTTCGATCCGCCTTCCCCGCCTTCTCAATGCCACCGAACGCCCGTCACTTTCTCGTCAAATGATGCGAATCGGGGCGGTGATAGTTGTGGTTTTTATTGCGATCGCACTTCTCGCACCAATTTTGAGCGCGATCGGGCTGATTCAAAACCCGACTGAGTTCCTCGACAATCCGCCTCATGCAGCACCCAGTCTGAAGTATTGGTTTGGCACGTCTAGCTTGGGTTACGATGTCTTTTCTCGAACGTTGTTTGGGACACAAGCCGCGATTCAAGTGGTGATTCTAGCAACGGCGTTGAGCTTGATCGTGGGGGTGCCGTTGGGAATGGTGAGCGGCTATCGGGGTGGAAGACTCGATCGAGCTTTGTTGTTCTTGATGGATACGATTTACACGCTGCCGGGATTGTTGCTTTCGGTCACGCTGGCGTTTGTGGTTGGAAGAGGTGTTTTTAATGCAGCGATCGCGTTGAGTATCGCATATGTTCCTCAATACTATCGAGTCGTTCGGAATCAAACGGTCAGTGTGAAAACTGAACTATTCATCGAAGCGGCTCAAGCGATGGGGGCTTCTACGTGGCGAGTTTTATCTAAGTATTTGTTTGCAAATGTGATTCAGAGCGTACCCGTTTTGTTTACCTTGAATGCGGCAGATGCGATTTTAACCTTAGGTGGGTTGGGATTTCTGGGTCTGGGATTGCCGGATGAAGTGCCAGAATGGGGACATGATTTGAGAGAAGCACTCGACGCGCTTTCAACCGGGGGAATTTGGTGGACGGCGCTGTTTCCAGGATTGGCGATGACGTTAATGGTGGTGGGGTTGTCTTTGTTTGGGGAAGGGCTAAACGAATTTGTCGATCGTAAAACTCGTTAAGGTGCCAAAAGAACTAGAAACCCTCATTGATTTGGCACATCACAAAAGATCGATTGAGTTTCTGTACATTTATCGATACGGTGTTAGTAATCGCTTTATCTCAGATTTGACTTCAGGGCGTTTCTCAGAATTTGATCACGTTTTGCCCCCCTCTATCTGATCAGTCTCATGCTCAATCTTTCTTCTGGTGATTTAGATACATTCGAGGATGCTCCACTCTCCGAGGTCGAACCTTCACCAAACCGCCTCAGTTTAGATCCTCCGCTTGTCAACCCCTGGCGACATGTGAAGACGGTCAATCGCCGTCCGTATCGAGAAAAACAATATGATCATGCTGCGCCAATTTCGCCGTTGCGCGATCGCGATTTAGAAATTATGTCGGGCTGGTTCGATCGCGTAGACATGAACGAGGTGGAACAAGATATCGACTATCATCTGTCGATGCTCTATCCAGAACCGCCTTGGGAAGAAAGGCTAGATTTGAATTTTCTGAAAGACCATCTTTAATCACACAACTTCGTAAAGTTTGATTGACGATCGACGTACATCTGAAATCTCGATGCGACCATTGAGGGAAGTTTGTCGCGACGCGAGTTTAGAATGCTGGATTTTAATGCTCTGTTTGAATTCTCTCGATCGAACTGTGTAGGAATTTGCGCGTTTCTCGTTCCTGCCAATTTGCTGACAACTTCGCTGACATTAACGCTCACGGGGTTAGGTCGATCGCGCCATCAGGTTTTTATCGCCGCAGGAATCGCTTCCTTGTTCTCAGGGATTATGGTGCTGCACGTTCTTACCTGGTTTTTGATCGGGGTGGTGATGCCTCCAACTTATATTTTGCTGAGCTTAGGAAGTTTGTGTTTGGTCACAAATCTCGTATCATTTTTTTGCCAAACACAAATCCGGGAACTGTTACGCGCTTTAGTCAGAATTTGCACTAGAGTAGAACAGCCCACGACAATCAAGTTCAATGACTGAAACGCCTAAAGACGATCGCCGGATCGATCCGACCGAACTCGATGAGGACTGGATTCCTGATGTTGATCCAGAGCCGGATTTAGAAGAACAGCGTCCGGTGCGTCGTCGCGTCGATCCTGATAGTCCGATCGTCATGGTGGAAACAGCCTTTCTAGCCAGTGCTGCTAGTTTAGTGTGGCTGGTGAATACTTATTTTCCGATGGGTCCGTTTCTGCAAATCTTTTTTCCGATTCCGATCGCATTGATTTATCTGCGGTGGGGTAGTCGAGCGGCGTGGATGGGATGCGCGATCGCGGGATTACTCCTCTCGGTGCTCATGGCTCCGGTTCGTAGCATCCAGTATGTGATGCCGTATGGATTCATGGGAGTGTTGCTCGGCGCGTTGTGGTATCGCCGGGTGAAATGGTTTGTTTCGATTCCACTGGGAACGTTACTTGGTGTGTTGGGTGCGTTCTTTAGAGTGTGGCTCGTTTCGATTCTGCTCGGTGATGATTTGTGGCAGTATGGCACGATTCAAGTCACGAACTTTTTAGATTGGATTTTCTCGTTATTAGGATTGCTCATTCAGCCGTCACTAGAGTTAGTTCAATTATTTGTATTTCTATCAATCATTGCGGTTAATACCGTATATCTTTTTGTGGTTCATTTAGCGGCTTGGTTCTTGTTCGATCGCTTAGATAATCCGATTCCCCGTCCGCCTCAGTGGGTGCAAGTAATCTTTGACAATGAATGACGCGATCGCAATTTACACACAGGAACAAAAAGCGCGATCGTGGCTCGATCGATATCAAGGAAAAAAGCCGCATTTCGCTTGTGTCTTAGGGTTTACAGAAACCGGATTAATTCCAGGAATTTCAGCAGCCGGAGCGACTCCAAACGATCGACAATTAACCGCGATCGCAGATGCAGAATTTTTAGTAAACGGAGTCCAGCTAAACCCGAAATTTCCACTACCGCCGCTGCAT contains:
- a CDS encoding Uma2 family endonuclease, yielding MSLTVKDLEIVQAQLKDANDYRIELIDGEIVLMSPSGYESDEVASEFGAQLRNWVRPRKLGRVTGAGAGFVLPDADTRAPDVSFVQAERLRRSPESFAELAPDLMVEVRSPTDSLKGLRAKIDRFLAQGTRVGILIHPKQRWVEVRRSNTEPVTLKDGDVLTIPDLLPGWEVQISELWSPVFED
- a CDS encoding ABC transporter permease is translated as MTSIRLPRLLNATERPSLSRQMMRIGAVIVVVFIAIALLAPILSAIGLIQNPTEFLDNPPHAAPSLKYWFGTSSLGYDVFSRTLFGTQAAIQVVILATALSLIVGVPLGMVSGYRGGRLDRALLFLMDTIYTLPGLLLSVTLAFVVGRGVFNAAIALSIAYVPQYYRVVRNQTVSVKTELFIEAAQAMGASTWRVLSKYLFANVIQSVPVLFTLNAADAILTLGGLGFLGLGLPDEVPEWGHDLREALDALSTGGIWWTALFPGLAMTLMVVGLSLFGEGLNEFVDRKTR
- a CDS encoding DUF2232 domain-containing protein; this encodes MTETPKDDRRIDPTELDEDWIPDVDPEPDLEEQRPVRRRVDPDSPIVMVETAFLASAASLVWLVNTYFPMGPFLQIFFPIPIALIYLRWGSRAAWMGCAIAGLLLSVLMAPVRSIQYVMPYGFMGVLLGALWYRRVKWFVSIPLGTLLGVLGAFFRVWLVSILLGDDLWQYGTIQVTNFLDWIFSLLGLLIQPSLELVQLFVFLSIIAVNTVYLFVVHLAAWFLFDRLDNPIPRPPQWVQVIFDNE